In Lacrimispora indolis DSM 755, a genomic segment contains:
- a CDS encoding Nramp family divalent metal transporter yields MNHLNIANAEAETFDPSTVKKLTFGELIKKVGPGIILTGIVIGPGAITTASMIGAQYGYSLLWLYILIAFMGSTYVLVTYRLSMLTGMPTIHAIRKYYGKGAAAFTGFALFLTCCFFTIGNISGTGAGMQLVFGIDWKLGAMIMICVLIYCYFSKGVYSKIEKGVGICVLGMIVAFYITLVGTGGPSVSAMAKGLSAWRFPEGSMATALGFLSTHAALTTGIYGTYLGSEKKWKKEDLFNGTLLADSIAHVICVILISGAVMLVAAIVLNPTKTIVKSPAELAEMLVPVMGSVARPIMGIALLGAGFSSLLGNTQRGVVLLNAGFDKPTSLEDKSIKIGAFVVLAVSAVICFMFGGSPVQLIYIANLATAIATPVSGAFIVLMIWRKDTTAGYKAPTALRICMTICYIVCLFLTFSSLQKLF; encoded by the coding sequence ATGAATCATTTAAATATTGCTAACGCGGAGGCAGAAACTTTTGATCCTTCAACGGTTAAGAAACTGACATTTGGGGAATTGATAAAGAAAGTTGGACCAGGGATTATTCTGACCGGTATTGTAATTGGACCAGGGGCGATTACAACTGCATCGATGATTGGTGCCCAATACGGCTACAGCCTTTTGTGGCTTTATATCCTGATAGCTTTTATGGGTTCAACTTATGTTTTGGTTACATACAGACTTTCTATGCTGACAGGTATGCCAACGATTCATGCTATAAGAAAGTATTATGGAAAAGGGGCGGCAGCCTTTACAGGCTTTGCATTATTTTTGACTTGCTGCTTCTTTACGATAGGTAATATCTCGGGAACCGGCGCAGGTATGCAGCTGGTGTTTGGCATCGACTGGAAACTAGGCGCAATGATCATGATTTGCGTACTCATATACTGCTATTTTTCTAAAGGGGTTTACTCTAAGATTGAAAAAGGTGTTGGTATCTGTGTATTGGGTATGATTGTTGCTTTTTATATTACCCTGGTCGGCACCGGCGGTCCCAGCGTGAGCGCAATGGCAAAGGGTCTTTCGGCCTGGAGGTTTCCGGAAGGAAGTATGGCCACTGCATTGGGATTTTTAAGCACCCATGCAGCTCTTACTACCGGAATTTATGGCACCTATCTTGGTAGTGAAAAGAAATGGAAGAAGGAAGACTTGTTTAACGGAACCTTATTGGCAGATTCCATCGCTCATGTTATCTGTGTAATACTGATCAGCGGAGCTGTCATGCTGGTTGCGGCGATTGTACTGAATCCCACTAAAACTATAGTAAAATCACCTGCGGAGCTTGCTGAAATGCTGGTTCCTGTTATGGGAAGTGTTGCCAGACCGATCATGGGAATCGCACTTCTAGGTGCAGGTTTTTCCTCTCTGCTTGGTAATACCCAAAGAGGTGTGGTACTTTTAAATGCCGGTTTTGATAAGCCCACCTCATTAGAGGATAAAAGCATTAAAATCGGAGCCTTTGTTGTTTTGGCCGTTTCAGCGGTAATCTGTTTTATGTTTGGAGGCTCTCCGGTTCAGTTAATATATATTGCAAACCTGGCAACCGCTATTGCCACACCGGTATCAGGCGCTTTTATTGTATTAATGATCTGGAGAAAAGATACAACGGCCGGATATAAAGCTCCCACTGCTTTAAGAATCTGCATGACGATTTGCTACATCGTATGCTTATTTCTAACATTTTCCTCCTTGCAAAAATTGTTCTGA
- a CDS encoding methyl-accepting chemotaxis protein, with translation MGKREKQNSIVLSKRLAIGFGIVNIITVLISFISLFTIYRLYFAGSVSSGIVALFSAAVVVLTVVSVVASFIICRILNGSIVRPLKILNNIARQMSVGDASANVRVLTKDEVGELMKSFKEMVENTRNQAQTAEAIAGGDMTVHVKVNSEKDVLGIALKSIVEKNNHILSQICDTSGQVLSGAGQISEASVRLSEGASRQAGSLQELAAAVTEVKNQISLSADHAAMARTCANDVRHGAVDGNRHMDEMLKAMDEINLSSSNISKVIKAIEDIAFQTNLLSLNASVEAARAGQYGKGFAVVADEVRSLAARSAEAAKETADMIESSIQKAEHGMTIAKTTADAFSKIVGGIEQVAGLAEKIAGASSEQASGITRINDEISQVSDVVQANSAASEESTAATAQLYKQAEALKDMVQTFKLKTPC, from the coding sequence ATGGGAAAACGGGAAAAACAGAATTCAATTGTCCTTAGCAAAAGGCTGGCAATAGGATTCGGAATAGTAAACATTATAACGGTTTTAATTTCTTTCATAAGTCTTTTCACCATTTACAGATTGTATTTTGCAGGCAGTGTTTCATCAGGGATTGTTGCACTTTTTTCAGCTGCAGTGGTGGTTCTGACCGTCGTATCTGTTGTCGCAAGTTTCATAATATGCAGGATCTTAAACGGAAGCATTGTGCGTCCTCTTAAAATACTCAACAATATTGCGCGTCAGATGTCTGTGGGAGATGCCAGTGCAAACGTCCGGGTTCTCACAAAGGATGAAGTGGGAGAATTGATGAAATCTTTTAAGGAGATGGTGGAAAACACCAGAAACCAGGCTCAGACAGCTGAAGCAATAGCCGGCGGGGATATGACTGTCCACGTGAAGGTAAATTCGGAAAAGGATGTCCTGGGCATTGCGTTAAAAAGCATTGTAGAGAAAAACAACCACATTCTGTCTCAAATATGTGATACATCGGGGCAGGTTCTCAGCGGGGCCGGACAGATATCGGAAGCAAGCGTACGCCTTTCGGAAGGAGCAAGCCGTCAGGCAGGTTCTCTTCAGGAACTGGCGGCAGCTGTGACGGAGGTAAAAAACCAGATCAGCTTAAGCGCGGATCATGCGGCAATGGCCAGGACATGTGCAAATGATGTCAGGCACGGGGCCGTGGACGGCAACAGACACATGGATGAAATGCTGAAAGCCATGGATGAAATCAACCTGTCCTCGTCAAATATATCAAAGGTAATAAAGGCGATTGAGGACATTGCTTTCCAGACAAATTTACTGTCATTAAATGCCTCCGTAGAGGCTGCAAGGGCAGGCCAGTACGGAAAGGGCTTTGCGGTTGTGGCGGATGAGGTGCGGAGCCTGGCGGCCCGTTCAGCAGAAGCTGCAAAGGAAACTGCAGACATGATTGAAAGCTCCATACAGAAAGCAGAGCATGGAATGACAATTGCAAAGACCACTGCAGATGCTTTCAGCAAAATAGTGGGAGGGATAGAGCAGGTTGCCGGTTTGGCAGAAAAGATCGCCGGAGCATCGTCAGAACAAGCTTCCGGAATAACACGGATCAACGACGAAATCAGCCAGGTATCCGACGTGGTGCAGGCAAATTCGGCAGCGTCCGAGGAAAGTACCGCCGCAACGGCTCAGCTGTACAAGCAGGCAGAGGCGCTGAAGGATATGGTGCAGACCTTCAAACTGAAAACGCCTTGCTAA
- a CDS encoding L-threonylcarbamoyladenylate synthase has product MTTERIIIEDKENPKEELLKKPAEILKAGGLVAFPTETVYGLGANALNEAAAGKIYAAKGRPSDNPLIAHIGDFDDLPPLVLEIPETGKKLMEAFWPGPLTLIFPKSGLVPYGTTGGLDTVAVRMPADPVARALIRLAGVPVAAPSANTSGRPSPTTADHVWQDMNGKIDMIVDGGAVGIGVESTIIDVSGAEPVILRPGAITQEMVSAVLGKEVPLDPAIISGPMKADVRPKAPGMKYKHYAPKAELTLVEGDAESVAGTINRLAEEKLAQGFRVGIICTEETKEKYHEGMIRSMGMRAREETIAHNLYGVLREFDDLEADVIFSESFSRDHLGQAIMNRLTKAAGYHILKV; this is encoded by the coding sequence ATGACAACGGAACGAATTATTATAGAAGATAAAGAAAATCCAAAGGAAGAACTATTAAAAAAGCCTGCGGAAATTTTAAAAGCAGGCGGCCTGGTGGCCTTTCCCACGGAAACCGTGTACGGGCTGGGGGCAAATGCCTTAAATGAAGCAGCGGCAGGAAAAATTTATGCAGCAAAGGGAAGGCCTTCGGACAACCCTCTGATCGCTCATATAGGAGATTTTGATGATCTGCCTCCTCTGGTTCTGGAAATCCCGGAGACAGGAAAAAAGCTGATGGAAGCCTTTTGGCCGGGGCCTTTGACCCTGATTTTTCCTAAAAGCGGTTTAGTCCCTTACGGAACGACCGGAGGCCTTGACACGGTGGCAGTGCGCATGCCTGCGGATCCGGTGGCAAGGGCCCTCATTCGTTTGGCAGGGGTGCCTGTAGCCGCGCCCAGTGCCAACACCTCCGGGCGTCCCAGTCCTACTACGGCAGACCATGTGTGGCAGGATATGAATGGAAAGATCGATATGATCGTAGACGGAGGGGCAGTGGGAATCGGCGTGGAATCCACGATCATTGATGTATCAGGGGCTGAGCCTGTAATCTTAAGACCGGGAGCCATCACCCAGGAAATGGTTTCTGCTGTTCTAGGGAAAGAGGTCCCTCTTGATCCTGCCATTATCTCCGGTCCAATGAAGGCGGATGTGAGGCCAAAAGCCCCCGGCATGAAATATAAGCATTATGCGCCTAAGGCTGAGCTGACCCTGGTGGAGGGGGATGCAGAGTCTGTTGCCGGGACCATAAACCGCCTGGCAGAAGAAAAGCTGGCCCAGGGATTCCGGGTGGGGATCATCTGTACGGAGGAAACAAAGGAAAAGTATCATGAGGGAATGATCCGGAGCATGGGAATGCGGGCCAGGGAAGAGACCATAGCCCATAACTTATACGGAGTGCTGCGGGAATTTGATGATCTGGAAGCTGACGTTATTTTTTCCGAAAGCTTTTCCAGGGATCACTTAGGACAGGCCATTATGAACCGGCTTACAAAAGCGGCCGGATATCATATTTTAAAGGTTTAA
- a CDS encoding dihydrodipicolinate synthase family protein gives MAKVKHFKTIFPAVSVPLKDDYSINEKEFRAYLRWIKSFYDKGIQGLVCNGHTGEITGLSRAERKRVVEICSEECGDIMTIISGINCENTIESIEMAKEAKEAGADGILLMPPHMWLRFGMSDDAPFQYIKDVAEGADIDIIIHLYPATSKANYPVQTLIKMCKEIDHVKCIKMGTRVTSIYEHDVRLLRQECPDISLITCHDETLCVSWFPGMDGALIGFAGCVPELICPAWEVFKDPESHTLKEAQAWSDRIYHISQAIYGGGQPSGEAHARLKEALVQRKVFTSALMRKPVLPLGQEEKDWVALGLKHSQLPAIDMSKFEK, from the coding sequence ATGGCAAAAGTAAAACATTTTAAGACAATCTTTCCGGCAGTATCGGTTCCATTAAAGGATGACTACTCTATTAATGAAAAAGAATTCCGCGCTTATCTTCGCTGGATCAAAAGCTTTTATGACAAAGGCATTCAGGGCCTGGTATGCAATGGCCATACCGGAGAGATTACCGGCCTTTCCCGCGCGGAACGGAAACGTGTAGTTGAAATCTGCAGCGAAGAATGCGGCGATATCATGACCATCATCTCAGGTATTAACTGCGAGAACACAATTGAATCAATTGAAATGGCAAAAGAAGCAAAAGAAGCCGGTGCAGACGGAATTCTGCTGATGCCACCTCATATGTGGCTGCGTTTCGGCATGAGCGATGATGCTCCGTTCCAGTACATAAAAGATGTTGCGGAAGGAGCTGATATCGATATAATCATCCATCTCTATCCGGCAACCAGCAAGGCAAATTATCCGGTACAGACTCTGATCAAAATGTGCAAAGAGATTGACCATGTAAAGTGCATCAAGATGGGGACCCGTGTTACTTCTATCTATGAACATGATGTACGCTTACTGCGTCAGGAGTGCCCGGATATTTCTCTGATCACCTGCCATGATGAGACTCTGTGTGTCAGCTGGTTCCCGGGAATGGATGGCGCTCTGATCGGATTCGCAGGGTGCGTACCCGAGCTGATTTGTCCGGCATGGGAAGTATTCAAGGATCCGGAAAGCCACACTTTAAAAGAAGCACAGGCGTGGTCAGACCGTATTTACCACATCTCCCAGGCTATTTACGGCGGCGGCCAGCCATCCGGTGAGGCTCATGCACGGTTAAAAGAAGCATTGGTTCAGAGAAAGGTATTCACTTCAGCCTTAATGCGTAAGCCAGTACTTCCGCTGGGCCAGGAAGAAAAAGACTGGGTTGCACTGGGACTTAAACACAGCCAGCTGCCGGCCATTGATATGAGCAAATTTGAGAAATAG
- the asnA gene encoding aspartate--ammonia ligase has product MELIIPENYDPRLSVRETQEAIKYIRDTFQKELGKEMNLERISAPLFVERSSGLNDNLNGVERPVQFDIAGIPGETVEVVHSLAKWKRMALHEYGFLPGEGLYTNMNAIRRDEELDNLHSCYVDQWDWEKVITKEERKVETLKETVRTIFKIIKHMQHEVWYKYPQAVKHLPKDITFITSQELEDRYPDKTPKERENLITKEHGCVFLMKIGDKLESGEPHDGRAPDYDDWQLNGDILFWFENLNCALEISSMGIRVDEESLAKQLEKAGCQERRNLPYHRMLLNGELPYTIGGGIGQSRLCMLLLDRAHVGEVQASTWPEEMREECKKHNIILL; this is encoded by the coding sequence ATGGAACTCATCATACCGGAAAACTATGACCCCAGGCTCTCTGTCCGGGAGACCCAGGAGGCCATTAAATACATTAGAGATACATTTCAAAAAGAGCTTGGAAAGGAAATGAATCTGGAACGTATCTCAGCTCCCTTATTTGTTGAGCGCAGCAGCGGATTAAACGATAATTTAAACGGAGTGGAGCGCCCGGTGCAGTTTGACATCGCAGGCATTCCGGGGGAAACGGTTGAGGTCGTCCATTCCCTTGCCAAATGGAAGCGCATGGCACTTCATGAATACGGCTTTCTGCCAGGAGAAGGCCTTTATACCAACATGAACGCTATCCGGAGAGACGAAGAATTAGACAACCTCCACTCCTGCTACGTGGATCAGTGGGACTGGGAAAAAGTCATCACCAAGGAAGAGAGGAAGGTGGAAACCTTAAAGGAAACCGTCCGCACCATTTTCAAGATCATCAAGCACATGCAGCATGAAGTCTGGTACAAATATCCCCAGGCAGTGAAACACCTTCCAAAGGATATCACCTTTATCACCTCCCAGGAACTGGAAGACCGGTATCCGGACAAGACTCCAAAGGAACGGGAAAACTTGATCACAAAGGAGCACGGCTGTGTTTTTCTCATGAAGATCGGGGACAAGCTGGAAAGCGGAGAGCCTCATGACGGAAGAGCCCCGGACTACGATGACTGGCAGTTAAACGGGGACATCCTGTTCTGGTTTGAGAATTTAAACTGCGCCCTGGAAATCTCCAGCATGGGCATCCGGGTGGATGAAGAATCCCTGGCAAAGCAGTTGGAGAAGGCAGGCTGCCAGGAGCGGAGAAACCTTCCTTACCACAGAATGCTTTTAAACGGAGAACTGCCCTACACCATCGGAGGCGGCATAGGACAATCCCGGCTCTGCATGCTCCTTCTGGACAGAGCCCATGTGGGAGAAGTTCAGGCCAGCACCTGGCCGGAGGAAATGCGGGAGGAATGCAAGAAGCATAACATCATTCTTCTGTAG
- a CDS encoding LacI family DNA-binding transcriptional regulator, with protein sequence MATLKDVARIACVDVSTVSRAINNTSYVHPDTKARIFAAVKELGYQPNVIAQSLRQGKRHTIGVVVPRLHMTVFAEIMQGIEEEARRLRYATLICNTEDDPKIEQECLTRLRNGFVDGIIIAGTGHNGRLLRDIRSSGLTITQIVRQQDSTINSVIVNYENCGYEATKYLAAKGCREIGLINGTMKLAPYQGRYNGYKRALTELGLAETSAISTSPVNSLEYGYQCALDLLEQNPELDAIMAAVDVQGIGAMRALKERGIKVPGQIRLISLTGHVIGAMLETTMTSMEMPARKMGERAALMTIHDIESPADQTSSPQHLVFTSSLVERESS encoded by the coding sequence ATGGCAACTTTAAAAGATGTTGCTCGTATTGCCTGCGTCGATGTCAGTACCGTATCACGGGCAATTAACAATACCTCATATGTACATCCTGATACAAAAGCCCGCATATTTGCGGCAGTAAAGGAACTAGGCTATCAGCCCAATGTCATCGCCCAAAGCCTGCGGCAGGGAAAAAGGCATACCATAGGAGTTGTTGTTCCCCGTCTGCATATGACAGTCTTTGCTGAAATTATGCAGGGGATTGAAGAAGAAGCCAGACGATTAAGATATGCCACGCTCATCTGTAACACAGAGGATGATCCGAAAATAGAACAGGAATGTTTAACCCGGCTGCGCAATGGTTTTGTCGATGGTATTATCATTGCCGGAACAGGCCACAACGGCCGCCTGCTTCGTGATATCCGTTCCAGTGGTCTGACAATTACTCAGATCGTACGGCAGCAAGACAGTACGATTAACAGCGTCATTGTCAATTATGAAAACTGTGGTTATGAGGCCACAAAATATTTGGCAGCAAAAGGCTGCCGGGAGATCGGCCTGATCAACGGCACCATGAAGCTCGCTCCTTATCAGGGGCGGTATAATGGTTACAAACGCGCTTTGACGGAACTGGGATTGGCTGAAACCAGTGCCATCTCCACTTCTCCCGTCAACAGTCTGGAATACGGCTACCAGTGTGCCCTTGATCTGCTGGAACAAAATCCTGAGCTTGATGCTATTATGGCCGCTGTGGATGTTCAGGGCATTGGGGCCATGCGCGCCTTAAAGGAACGAGGTATCAAGGTCCCCGGCCAGATCCGTTTGATCAGCCTTACCGGCCATGTTATTGGTGCAATGCTGGAAACAACCATGACATCCATGGAAATGCCGGCACGTAAAATGGGAGAAAGGGCGGCTCTTATGACAATTCATGATATTGAATCTCCCGCAGACCAAACCTCATCTCCCCAGCACCTTGTGTTTACGTCTTCGCTGGTAGAACGGGAAAGCAGTTAA